GAGTATCGAGTTTGCCATGGGCTGATCTCTGATCGCTGAGGGCTGACAATAAAAGATTCAACAGCGGGGGGAAAAGGTATGCAAATGAATAGATTATCCTTTATCGGGATCATTAGTGCGATGTTGTTTCTTCTTGTCGCCATGCCGGGTGTTTTCTGTCCCGTTTACGGCCAGGTGACAATCGACAGCGAGCGGACAAACACGGTGAATCTGGACGAGGAACCAAACTCCGGTTCTGACAAGACGGTCACCGTTACAGACACAGGCAATGTGCACGTTACCGGGTCGCAGAATGCCATAACAGCGTATTCCGATGGCTGGACGCTGCAGGTCAAGCAGAACGGGAGGGTTGAGAGTACTGCCAGCTCAGCTGTTTATTTCACTACCGGGACGGTGAACAATAATGGTGTCATCGCCGCCCGTAAAACGGCTAGTGATCTTCTAACTGGTAATGGCATTTTTATGAAGCACGGCACGGTAATAAATACTAATTTAATAAAGAGCGATACGAATAGGGGGATCGCTTTCAACGGGATTGACGCTAATAAAATCAACACGGTCTATAACACAGGCGTGATCGAAGGCGCGGGGGGAGCGATTTTTTCCACAATCGCCATGAATGTGACAAACGGAGTTGGTGCATCAATGATTGGAGGTATTAATTCGAATATATTCATAAATGCGACTTCAACGATAACGAACTATGGTAGTATCACCGCTCCTTTGGCTTCTGTTGACGCTGTCCGTCTGAACTCCGGGATAGTCCAAAATCTCGGGAAGGACTCGCTGGTCGAAGGATGTACGGGTGTCACTTTTCGTGTAAATGGAAAAGTAACGAACGAAGGTATCATATGGGCGCACAAAGATTTCGGCATATATTTCTACGACAGTGGGACTGTGGAAAACAGCGGCACGATCAAGGCCACAGACGACATTGGAGTGGGTGGGCAACACCGGGCAACGGGCATTTATGTTAGTATAGGCAAAGTCGATATCACGAATAGTGGAACGATAAGCGGAGAGGTCGGTATAAGGCTTTCTTCTGATGATTACGACGATACCCTCGACAACTCCGGCACGATCCAGGCCACCAAAGCCGGTGGCAACGGTACTGCCGTCGATATGGGTGGAGGCGACGATAAGGCCACCTTCCGCAGGGGAACCGGGGTGACGGGATGGGTGGACGGGGGCGATGGTGCGGATACCATGGAATTCAACGACGCCGGCACGCAGGTGGATTTCAAGGCCAGGAACTTCGAGACGCTCACCTTCACCGGCGGGGAAACCATCCTGACCGGTACCGGCAGCAGCCTGAGCATTGCGGGAGAAACGACGGTTCTAGGAGGTGCAACCGCCAATATAGACGGGCTTACAAATGTCGGCGGGGGCGCCACTGACGGCTTTCTCAACACGGGCAGCCTCGGCGTCAAGCAAAGGGGCACGTTCAACACGGCCACGCTCAATCTCGGAACCGGCGGCACAGTAAGTAACAGGGGCGCCGTCAATGTCGCCGGCACCTATACCCAGGGATCGGACAGCACCTATGAGGTCGGCGTTGCCGCAGACCACACCTTCGCGAAAATAAAGGCCGACAAGGCCGATATAAAGGGCACCATCATTTTTCATACCGACAGCGTCAGGGGCGGGAAACATCTCATCGTGGGGACAGCATCGGGCCTCAACGGCACGTACGACCGGTATGAACATACGGGCAACTACGTCCATGTGTCCTATGAATATGATCCGAACGGCCTGGACATGTACGCCATTGTGACCTCGATCCTCAACGGCGCTGACCGTGCCATGACCCGCAACCAGCGGGCCGTGTCCCGTTACCTCGACGACTCCAGGAACTCTCCTTCCGCTTCCGCTTTCATCTCCGATGACATGTGGGGGATATACAATGTCCTGAACAGCCTCGATGTCACCTCCGTCCGCCACGCCTTCGACCAGATGGGCGGTACGTCCCACACGGCGTACACGATCATCGACACCTACCGGACGGCAAACTTCTACCGGAACCTCTTCCGCCGCTCCTCCTCCCTCACTTCCAATGCGATGGAAGGCCGGGGCAGCCCCCTTACGATGCTTGCGGCGAACATGAAGACCCTTACCGATGGAGGCGCCTCGTATATAACAAAGGACGGGAAGAAAGACCCCTTCAAC
The genomic region above belongs to Syntrophorhabdaceae bacterium and contains:
- a CDS encoding autotransporter domain-containing protein; its protein translation is MNRLSFIGIISAMLFLLVAMPGVFCPVYGQVTIDSERTNTVNLDEEPNSGSDKTVTVTDTGNVHVTGSQNAITAYSDGWTLQVKQNGRVESTASSAVYFTTGTVNNNGVIAARKTASDLLTGNGIFMKHGTVINTNLIKSDTNRGIAFNGIDANKINTVYNTGVIEGAGGAIFSTIAMNVTNGVGASMIGGINSNIFINATSTITNYGSITAPLASVDAVRLNSGIVQNLGKDSLVEGCTGVTFRVNGKVTNEGIIWAHKDFGIYFYDSGTVENSGTIKATDDIGVGGQHRATGIYVSIGKVDITNSGTISGEVGIRLSSDDYDDTLDNSGTIQATKAGGNGTAVDMGGGDDKATFRRGTGVTGWVDGGDGADTMEFNDAGTQVDFKARNFETLTFTGGETILTGTGSSLSIAGETTVLGGATANIDGLTNVGGGATDGFLNTGSLGVKQRGTFNTATLNLGTGGTVSNRGAVNVAGTYTQGSDSTYEVGVAADHTFAKIKADKADIKGTIIFHTDSVRGGKHLIVGTASGLNGTYDRYEHTGNYVHVSYEYDPNGLDMYAIVTSILNGADRAMTRNQRAVSRYLDDSRNSPSASAFISDDMWGIYNVLNSLDVTSVRHAFDQMGGTSHTAYTIIDTYRTANFYRNLFRRSSSLTSNAMEGRGSPLTMLAANMKTLTDGGASYITKDGKKDPFNLWIKGYGTTGDRDGDDTASRYDFTVGGTMAGMDFNLTPAVRAGFALAYAKTDMNMKDLRDRGSEDSLQGAIYGSYTPKSNRWYMDLAFAYSRNSYETSRYINFGTVSRVAKGSYKGSDLSGYIESGYRMPATGCFAVTPYASFLALQNYRGGFTERGAQALSLVTDGANTLSLQGALGVRVARDIRITKTFLVTPELSTRWVHEFGDDEVLLDARLAGAPSGSFTVYSDRFDRDSGVFSLGITGKVKDNWSFFLAYDAQVRARETVHSATGGVKFKW